The Pan troglodytes isolate AG18354 chromosome 6, NHGRI_mPanTro3-v2.0_pri, whole genome shotgun sequence genomic sequence atttagagaagaaataataccaatcttaCACAAAGTTTTAAGATAATAAAGATGGAGGAAATGTTTTCTAACTTGTTTCATTAGGCCAGAATAACCTTGTCACCAAATCTTGACGAAgatatgtaattaaaaaaaaaataaaaatagaggttGGTATtccacataaacatatatacaaagaTCCTTGACAGTATATTAGCAAATAAAGTAGTGCAACATATAAAGAGAATAATACACTATGACTAAGTGGGGCTTATACCAGGAATGCAGAGTTTATTTAACATTCGAAGATTGATAAGTGTAATTTACCATGTTAATGAAACGGAGAAGAAAAACTGtaggatcatctcaataaatgcaaaaaaattttaaaataaaattcaatactcATTAATGGTAAAAATTGTTAGCAAAGTAGGAATTAAAATGGGCTTTTTACAGCTGATAAAGGGAATCTAAAAATGACCTACACTTAACTATACCCAGGGATGAAatagtgaatattttcttcctaaaaaCAGGAACAAGGCCGGAATGTGTACTCACATTAAATCTAATCAGCACTACACTGGAGATCCTAGtcagtgaaataaattttaaaaaaataaataaagggcatacatatggagaaagaagaaataaaattgtctttatttgctGATGACTAAgtataaaatttcaaagaatctTCAAACAGCTACTAGAACCAATATATTAATTCGGTATAGTTGTAAGATAAtggttaacatacaaaaatcaattgtatttttatatgctggtagcaaataaaaatgtaaacaactcTATATACaataacattattaaatattaaatacataagaATAATTTTACCAAAAGACCTttaaactaaaaattacaaaacattgttgagataaattaaagacaaaaaataaagagatatgtTTATAGATTTTCAGAtggaatatttttgaatatttaaaaacttgCTAGTAGTCTACCATAATCAAAAAGTGAGGTATTGGTTAAAGGCTGGACAAATAGATCACTGGAATGCAATATAGAAACCAGAAAAAGATTCATGCATATATAGTCGTatgattttcaacaagagttcaagtcaatttgaaaataaaaatcttcagtGAATGATATTGGAATACTTAGATAGACATATAAAAACAGTGAAGTTCAGCCCTACTtaatactacaaaaaaaaattaattcaagatcaATTATAGTCCCAAACATCAAAGtaaaaactatgaaaattctAGAGAAAATCATAGAAACTATTTTTGCATGTCAGAGGCAGGCAGATATTTTTTATAGCAGACACAAAAAGCACAAGCattgtagaaaaaaaatgacattagatTTTATTAAAAGTCATCATTTCTGCTTATCAGcacactattaaaaaataaaaaggaaaaccacaGTCTGGGTCAAAATATTCACAATGCATATATcagacaaaggacttgtatccagagtgtatatgttatatatatatatatatttttcacatacataaatacatatatgtatgtatatatacacgcacataaatcaataaatttctacaaatcaataataaaaagacaagttaATATAAAACAGTTGTGTATATATAGGAGTTGGATaagaatacatatatgtatattatcacacatacacaaatgctacaaatcaataaactcttataaatcaataataaaaagataactcaatattaaaatgggcaaacagttactttataatagaaaaaatacaaatagccaaGAAGCACACAAAATTGTTCTCCATATCATCAGTTAGAAGacaaatgcaaatggaaaccacaatgagataccatttcatccccactagaatggccaaaatcaaaaagactgacaacaccaaatgttggtgagaatgtggaacaGCTCTCCTACATTATTGAGGGGAGCATAAAATGTCAGAATCACTCTGGAAAACTCTTTAAcagtttttataaagttaaatgaatataaattttttaacacagtaatttcactcctaggtatttacctgaGAAATGAACCTATGCCTACAAAGAAATGGATTCAAGAATGTGTATAGAAACTTTATTCATAGTAGCCCCACACTGTAGGCAATGGAAAATGTTCAGCAATAGTGAGTAGGTAAGCAAGCAGTGACTCATATAATATTATGGGTGAATCTCAGAAacataatgttaaaaataaagccatacaaataaacatatgaaaagatgctccacctCTACGCCAACAGGGCATCTAGAAGAGTGGATCTCAACATTGGCTGCACCCCGAAATCACCTGAGgagcattaaagaaaaaaagcctcATTTCGTCTCAAGAGATTTGATTTTATTGGTCATATTTGGCCCGGacattgagatttttaaaaagtcccttAGATAATTTCAGTGTGGAGCCAAGAGCGAGGACCTACGTCTTTAAGGGAATCCTGGGACAACGTCAGTGTCCACCAAGGAAAGGAAGCCAGATGAGGTTGCAAATTTTGTAGCCACTGGAGGTGAAGAAATGGCTAATTTTTGGAGGAAAACTGAGGTGAAGATCTGGATCTATTAAGACCAAGTGCCTGAGAGGAGGAAATAGTTCTCTGGCCCCACAGCTGGCAGAACTAAGAGCCTTGGTGGTGAGCTGCTACAACTGTGAAGCCTGTGAACTGCGAAGCCTATCAAGATTTAAATGTCTGGTATACCTTGTTTTCTCCTGAGTCTTTCAGTACCTGATTTGAGGAAAGCCTTCCTGGCTGGGTTCCTGTGCAGGaatacagagaatgccaaatCTCTACAAATATACCTTTCAGCTAGGCGATTTTGGTAGGGTCTCCAACGAGAGAGACCAATACTCGGTACCAGGCAAAGCACCATCTTCAAAGGCAAATTGGGCATAGCCAGAAAGCCCACACAGGGCACCTACTGGCATCCAGGTCACCTACTGAGCAAATATCTGCTTCTCTTCCATCATTATAGAGTAGGTCAAAGTGCATTTCTGGATCAGTGTATTTTCAGACAAAACGACCCCTATCCTCTAGTACCTCTTGAAGTTGAAGTTATGTGGTACCTCTTGAAGCTGAAATTATGACATAATTATCTTTCCAAGTTTGTCTTCGTTTCCGTGAAAATTGTGAAGTTTGAAGAGGATTATATCCTTATTGTAGTAGTGAATATTTCCAAAAATGATGCTAGCACCAGTTCcgagaaagaggtttaacagtCATGTTAAAAGCCAAACATATTATCTTGGGATTTAGATATTATTTCAGAAGAGATGATTTCTCATGGTTTTATTTATACCAATAATAAGCTATAGTATATAAAGGATTTACACCAAATActtaattattttgttcattttatcaaAACAAACCTAGGGTACCAACATTATTCTTGCCTAGGCCATGTATAGtgcttaattattttattcatctataaGTGAGTTCATTGATACAAAGTAGAGAGACTTTCAATTGTGTTTTATAGAAGAAATTGGAAGGCTTTGTGAGGAATCAGAATTGTATTCCTGAAGAATCAGAGGCATATTTATGAAGACTCACAGGCGTATTAATGAAGAGCTCATTTCATGTCCATTCTCAGCACAGTGTCCGGGAATCTGCCTTGTGGTCGGCTCTTACCTTCAGGCTGCTCTGAGCCCAGAGCAGAATGGTCGTCACAGCTCTCCTCAACTTGGCATTGCCTGAGATCAGGACGGCTGCATGCCCAGAGGGACAAGctgccattatcccaacacaaaCCATCACCCCTATTTTGTCACGCCACAGAATCAGTAGGGGCACAGAGATGAAGGCAGCACAGGATGATAtcacaaagaagcagaaaaaggaGACAAGAGACTTGAGGGCCTTAATGTGGGCCTCCAGGCTGGGGTCACGAGAGTCTCTGGTATAGACCTTCATTGTCCTCATGTGCCTTCCCAGGGAGACAGTCAGCATCCCAGAAGAAACCAGAAACAATAGGAAAGGAGGCACAGACCACAGATAgcagaagagaaaggaataaaataagtTGAGATCTTTAATCTGCCAGTTGAGCCTTGTATTGTTATTCATGAATAGCACAGTTGTGACTGTGAAGTGAGGTCTGCTAAAAAAGCACCAAACACAGAGGACAGTGCAGATGCAGGAGCAAAGAATAATACCCAGGAGCATCTGGGAGATCTTCCTGGAGACCCAGCTTGCCAAGCAGATCAGGAAGGTGTGAGAGAAACGGATGAGCTTGGAGCAGTaaagcaggctgaggcaggcagcaaGCCAGAGGTTGGCTTGGTTTGCAATCATCCATAGCATGATGATGGCTTGGTAGCTGTGGTTCAGTGGTTCACTCAACTTCTGGAAGTGGGTAAGCTGGATAGCACTCAGGAACAGCAGTCCATGCAGGAAAAGCCGGCTGATGCTGAGACACAGCAGCACACAATCACTGTTGCTCAGTGGCTGCCTCTTCACTACATCCcaaaaattcaccaagaaaacGAAGGCATTGGTCAGAAACCCCACTGCAAACTCCAGGACTGAAATGAACAGAAATGTACTCCTGACTTCATAGGACACAGTGTGGATGCGAGTTAGAGTCAACCTGATGTCACTTCTCTAATTGGCTATTCTACTTCTCTTCTCTAGTTGGCTAATCTAAAGACCTAGTTGCCACCCAGTGCAGAAAGGTAAATGTACGTTCCAAGCCAGGACCTTTCCTTCACAAAGCATCCAGCTCTTT encodes the following:
- the TAS2R38 gene encoding taste receptor type 2 member 38 (The RefSeq protein aligns at 99% coverage compared to this genomic sequence) yields the protein MLTLTRIHTVSYEVRSTFLFISVLEFAVGFLTNAFVFLVNFWDVVKRQPLSNSDCVLLCLSISRLFLHGLLFLSAIQLTHFQKLSEPLNHSYQAIIMLWMIANQANLWLAACLSLLYCSKLIRFSHTFLICLASWVSRKISQMLLGIILCSCICTVLCVWCFFSRPHFTVTTVLFMNNNTRLNWQIKDLNLFYSFLFCYLWSVPPFLLFLVSSGMLTVSLGRHMRTMKVYTRDSRDPSLEAHIKALKSLVSFFCFFVISSCAAFISVPLLILWRDKIGVMVCVGIMAACPSGHAAVLISGNAKLRRAVTTILLWAQSSLKVRADHKADSRTLC